CTCGCGGGGACCGCCCTCGCCGGACTTGTCGGCGTGTTGATAGCCATCACCAGCGTCCGTCTCGAAGGCGACTACCTGGCGATGGTGACGCTGAGTTCGGCGGAACTCATCCGGCTGATGATACACAACGAGGCGTGGCTGACGACGGGCGCCCAGACGCTGAAGAACATTCCCCGCCCGCTCAGCGGGATGGTGTCGCCCGGCGGGACGATTCCGGTCAGTTACGACGTCTTCTATTTCGTCCTCGTGTGGGCCATCGTCGGCGTCTGCTATCTGCTGTTCACGCGGCTCTCGCACAGCCCGTTCGGCCGAGTGCTCCACGCCATCCGCGAGAACGACGACGTCCCGCTCGCACTCGGGAAGAACATCACCACGTTCAAACTGAAATCGTTCGGCATCGGCGCCGCCATCGCCGGCCTCGCCGGTGGGCTGTGGGCCCACTACGTCTACGCCATCTCGTCGATCATGTTCCTGCCCAGCATCACCTTCCTGATCTGGGCGGCGGTCATCATCGGCGGTGCCGGGAGCTACGCCGGCGCGATCGTGGGCGCCAGCGTCATCGTCTTCCTCCGGCAGATCACGCGATTCATCCCCGGAGACGTGCCCTTCGGCGACCAGCTCGCGTACATCCGTCTGATGGTCGTGGGCGCGGTGTTGATCCTCGTCCTCTACTACCGGCCGGAGGGACTCCTCGGCGACGCCGAACGACTGCAAGCCGGTACTTCGGAGTGATCATCGATGGTACTTGACCCACAACTCGTCTGGAACGGACTGGTCGTCGGAAGCATCATCGCCGTCTCGGCGCTGGGACTGACGCTCATCTTCGGCATTCTCAACTTCATCAACATCGCGTACGGCGACTACATGGCCGCCGGCGCGTACGTCGCCTGGGCGGTCAACGCACAGGTCGGCCTCCCGCTCGGGGTCGCCATCGTCGCCGGCATCCTCACCATGTCGGTGGGTGCGGTCGTCCTCGACAAACTCGTGTTCCAGCATTTCCGCACCCGGAGCCCGATCACGCTGCTCATCGTCTCCATCGGACTGGCCTTCATCATTCGGAACTTCATCCGTGCCATCTGGGGACCGAGCGGCCACTTCTACGACCTGCCGATGGAGGCCAACCCGTCGTTCCTGGGCGTCCGATTCAGCGTCGAGCAGGTGGCCATCATGGTCGTGAGTCTCCTCCTGTTGCTGGGCGTGTACGCTCTGCTCCGGCGGACCCGAATCGGCATCGCGATGCGGGCGGCGTCCGACGACCGGATGCTCTCGCGTATCCGCGGCGTCGACACCGAGAAGCTCGTCCTCTACGTCTGGCTGATCGGCGGCGCCATCGCCGGTCTGGGCGGCATCATGCTCGGTCTCGACGCACAGCTTCGACCGAACATGGGCTTCACCGCCCTGATTCCGATCTTCGCGGCGGTCATCCTCGGCGGCATCGGTGACCCCAAGGGTGCCGTCGCCGGTGGCTACACCATCGGCGTCGCACAGGAAGTGAGCGTAGCCGTGATTCCATCCGAGTACAAGTTCGGCGTCGGACTCGTGGCGCTGATCGTCGGGCTGCTCACACGTCCGGACGGCCTGTTCGGGGAGGCGACGCGATGACGCTGCTCGAAGCCAACGGCCTCCGGAAGACGTTCGGTGGCATCGTCGCCGTCGACGAGGTCTCCTTCGAGGTAGATCGCACGGAGATCGTCGGCGTCATCGGTCCGAACGGGGCCGGCAAATCCACCATGTTCAAACTGCTCGCCGGCTTCCACCAACCCGACGAGGGGACCGTGGTGTTCGACGGCGAGGATGTGACGGAGCTCGCACCCAACGAGCGGACCCAGCGTGGCCTCGTGCGGACCTTCCAGATCGCACAGGAACTCACCGGGATGCGAGTGATGGACAACATGCTGCTCGCGGCACAGAACCACCCCGGCGAGAAAGTGCTCGCGGCGGCCGCCAACACCGGGAGCGTCCGCGACTACGAGGGTGATGCCCGCGACCGTGCCGAGGAACTACTGAAGTTCCTCGAGCTCTGGGACCTGCGCGAGGAGTACGCCGGCAACCTCTCGGGCGGGCAGCGGAAGCTACTGGAGCTCGGTCGGGCGCTGATGGCGGACCCGGACCTCCTGTTGCTCGACGAGCCGATGGCCGGCGTCAACCCCGACCTGACCGATCGCCTCCTCCAGCGTATCATGGACCTGCGCGACGAGCGAGACATGACGTTCCTCGTCGTGGAACACGACATCGAGGCGATCATGCGGATCTCCGACACCGTCATCGGCATGCACGACGGGGGGGTACTCTCGAAGGGGACCCCGGAGGAAGTGCAGTCCGACGAGCGGATGCTCGAAGCGTACCTGGGAGGCGAAGTCTGATGCTACTCGAACTGGAGAACGTCGTCAGTGGCTACGGTGACGCGATCATCGTCCACGGCGTCGACATGGAGATGTCCGACGGAGAGATGGTCACGATCATCGGCCCGAACGGTGCGGGGAAGTCGACCCTCCTGAAGACCATCGTCGGCGTGGTCGAGCCCCGGGAGGGGTCGGTCGTCTTCGAGGGCACCGACCTGGCCGGCAAACCGCCGGAGGATATCGTCAAACACGGCGTCTGTTACGTCCGCCAGAACGACAACATCTTCCCGAACCTCTCGGTCATGGAGAACCTGAAGATGGGGGCGTGGCCCGCCGAAGGCGAGGATTGGTTCGACTTCGACGAGCGACTCGAAGAAGTGTACGAGCAGTTCCCCGTCCTCGAGGAACGTGCCGACCAGCGTGCGGGGTCGCTCAGTGGCGGGCAACAGCAGATGGTCGCGATGGGGACCGCGATGATCCTCGATCCCGACCTACTCGTCCTCGACGAGCCGTCGGCGGGGCTAGCTCCCCAGCTCGTCGAGGAGATGTTCGAGAAGATCGTCGACATCAACGACGCCGGCACGCCGATCCTGATGGTCGAGCAGAACGCCCGAGCGGCGCTCAAGCGATCGGACCGCGGCATCGTCCTCGATATGGGCGAGAACCGGTTCCAGGGGACCGGCGAGGAGTTGCTCGACAGCGAGGAGGTGGCCGAACTCTACCTCGGCACCGACTGAGCCGAGCGGCGACGCTCGCGCGACACCTCGACTCCCGCGGACGGAGCCGCGTTTCGTGAGGACGCCGTCGCAGACACCGGCAGTCCCTGCTTCTGTCCGCCGGTTTTACCACCACGCGGCCGAACACCCGGCTATGCCAGACGACGAAGACGGACCCGGATTCTACACGCGAAGCCTGCACGCCGGCCAGTCGCCCGACCCATCGACGGGCGCGCGCGCACCGCCCATCTACCAGACCACGTCGTACGTCTTCGACGACGCCGACGACGCCGCCGGGCAGTTCGCCTTAGAGAAGGAGGGCCACATCTACTCGCGGCTGATGAACCCCACGGTGGGTACTCTGCAGGAACGCCTCGCCGCCCTCGAAGGCGGCGTCGGCGCCGCGGCCACGGCGTCGGGGATGGCGTCGCTCGACCTCGCCACCTTCCTCCTCGCCGAGGCGGGCGACAACATCGTCACCGCGTCGGCGCTGTACGGCGGCACGTACACCTACTTCACTCACTCCGTCGAGCGCCGGGGCATCACGACGAAGTTCGTCGACACGCTCGACTACGACGCCTACGCGGAGGCCATCGACGACGACACCGCGTACGTCCACCTCGAAACCATCGGCAACCCGGCGCTGATCACGCCCGACATCGAACGCATCGCGGACATCGCCCACGACCACGGGGTGCCACTCTTTGTCGACAACACGTTCGCCACCCCCTACCTCTGTCGCCCCCTCGAACACGGTGCCGATCTGGTGTGGGACTCGACGACCAAGTGGCTCCACGGGTCGGGGTCGACCGTCGGCGGGGCCCTGATCGACGGCGGCACCTTCGACTGGGGCGCCCACGCGGAGGACTACCCCGAAATCGGGCAGGAGAACCCCGCCTACCACGGCGTCAACTTCCACGAGACGTTCGCCCCCGCGGGCTTCACCTACGCCGCCATCGCCCGCGGCCTCCGTGATCTGGGCAACACCCAGTCGCCGTTCGACGCGTGGGTCACGCTCCAGAAACTGGAGTCGTTCCCGATGCGGATGGAGCGCCACTGCGAGAACGCGATGGCCGTCGCCGAGTTCCTAGAGGATCACCCCGAAGTCGCGTGGGTGAACTACCCCGGTCTGGAGAGCCACGAGACCCACGCGGAAGCGAGCGAGTATCTCGACGGTGGGTACGGCGGCATGATCACGTTCGGCCTCTCGGCGGGCTACGAGGCCGCGAAGGGGACGGTGAACGAGGTCGAACTCGCCTCCCTGCTCGCCAACGTCGGCGACGCGAAGACGCTGGTGATCCACCCCGCCTCGACGACCCACCAGCAGTTGACCGAGGCGGAACAGGAGGCGGCGGGCGTCACGCCCGACATGGTCCGACTCTCCGTGGGCCTGGAGGACGTCGAGGACATCGTCGCCGACCTCGAAGGGGCCATCGACGCGGCGACCTGAGGGGGCCTACGCCTCGTCGAACGCGTCGTCCAGCCGACCGGCGGCACGGGCGACGATGGCTCGAATCCGCGTTTTCTGGAGGTTCAGATCGGAGAACCGACAGCCGAGACGCTGGAGCGTCCGCTCGCTCCCCCGGAAGCCGTACGTTTCGCGGGCGAGGCGGCCCTCCGGACACCGGGTGGTGACGATCACCGGTATTTCGGCCGTCCGGAGGTCTTCGAGGGCGTCGACGATGGTTTCGGGGACGTGCCCCGCACCCGTGGCGGCGAGACAGACCGCCGCCGCGTCGGCGTGGGCCGACAGGTGGGAGGCGGGCGCGTCGGCGGTGACGTACACCGCGGCCACGTCGTTCGTGAGGCGGTCGGGATCGGGATCGAACGTCGGGTCCGGATGCTCGGCGCGCCGCCGCCAGGTGACCGACCCCTCCTCGGCGACGCCGACGGGGCCGAACTCCGGGCATCGGAAGGTGTCGACCATCTGGGAGTGGACCTTGGTCGCCTCGCGGGCGGGCAGGACGCGCCCGGCGAAGGCGACGAGGACGCCCCGGCCGCGGGCGTCGGGGTCGAGCGCCGTCCGGACCGCCGCGAGCAGGTTCGCGGGGCCGTCGGGGCTCGCGAGCGACGGGTTCCGCATCGCGCCCGTGACGGCGACGGGCGTCTCGCCCTCGTAACACAGGTCGAGGAAGTAGGCCGTCTCCTCCAACACGTCCGTCCCCTGCGTGACGACGACGCCCTCGACCGCGGGGTCGGCGTCGAGGTCACGGACGAGCGTCGCGAGGTCGAGCATCCCTTCGACGGTGAAGTGGGGACTGGGAATCGTCGAGAACTCCTCGACGCGGAGGGCCACGTCGTCGAGGCCGGGGACGGCGGCGACGAGGTCCGCACCGCCGAGGTCGGGGGTGGCGTCGCCGCCGTCGTCTTCGGTCGATGCGATGGTGCCGCCGGTCGAGACGACGACGACGGTCATCGGGCGTCGACCAGTCCCCGTTCCTCGAAGACGCGTCCCAGCCGATCCATCGACGCCACCACCACGTCGCAGGCGGGACGCACCGCGGGCTTGGGGAGGAAGCCGACCGAGAGCCCGGCGACTTCGAGCATCGGGAGGTCGTTGGCGCCGTCGCCGACGGCGACGGTCCGGGAGAGCGGGACGGAGACGTCGGCGGCCAGCGACTCCAGGGCCTCGTCTTTCGTCCCCTCGATCAGCGGGCCCTCGACGCCGCCGGTGAGGTGACCGCCGCTCGCGGGGAGGCGGTTGGCGACGACGGTGTCGACGGTCACGCCCTCGCGGTCGAGGGCGCGGGCAACGCCGCGCTCGAAGCCGCCGGTCAGGATCGCCGTGTGGTGGCCGGCGTCGTTCAGACGGGCGAGCAGGTCGGCGGCCCCCTCGCGGAGGCGGACCTGCGCGAAGGCGTCCTCGGCGTCGTCGAGGGGGAGGCCGTCGAGCAACGCGGCGCGCTCGCGCAGGCTGTCGGCGTAGCTGATCTCGTCGTTCATCGCCCGCTCGGTCACCTCGGCCATCCGGTCGGCGACGCCGCACTGCTCGCCGAGCAGGACCGTCATCTCGGAGTCCGAAAGCGTGCCGTCGAAGTCGAACGCGACGAGTCGCATACCGGCCCCTCGCCGGCGGGGAAGTTGAATGTCCCGACCCGAGCGCCCAGTGGCCGAGCGAGACGCGTTTGGAAACCCTTAACAGCCGTACTCGGTAGGTTCGAGTATGAAGGTACTCGTCACGGACCCGGTCGCAGACGCGGGACTCGACCGCCTTCGCGAGGCGGGGTACGAGGTGGAGACGGCCTACGACGTGGAGGGCGACGCGCTCCTCGAGGCCGTCTCCGACGCCAACGCGCTCGTGGTGCGTTCGGGGACGGACGTGACTGAAGCGGTGTTCGAGGCGGCGCCCGACCTCGTGATCGTCGGACGCGCCGGCATCGGCGTCGACAACATCGACATCGACGCCGCGACGGACCACGGCGTCATCGTCGCCAACGCCCCGGAGGGGAACGTCCGGGCCGCCGCGGAACACACCGTCGCCATGGCCTTCGCCACCGCCCGCTCCATCCCACAGGCGCACGTCCGCCTCCGGGCCGGCGAGTGGGCGAAAGGCGACTACCTCGGCACCGAAGTCAACGGCAAGACGCTCGGCGTCGTCGGCCTCGGCCGCGTCGGGCAGGAGGTCGCCAAGCGACTCGGCTCGCTCGGGATGGACCTCGTCGCGTTCGACCCCTACATCAGCGAGGAGCGGGCCGAGCAGTTGGGCGCCGAACTCGTCGGCTTCGAGACGTGTCTCGAACGCGCGGACTTCCTGACGGTCCACACCCCTCTCACGCCCGAGACGGAGGGGATGATCGCCGAAGACGAGCTCGATCTGCTGGCGGGTGGCTACCTCGTCAACTGCGCGCGCGGCGGCGTCGTCGACGAGACGGCGCTCGCGGCGGCGGTGGAAGACGGCACGCTCGCGGGCGCCGCGGTCGACGTGTTCGCGGACGAACCCGTCTCGCCGGACAACCCCCTGCTGGCCGTCGAGGACATCGTGGTCACGCCCCACCTCGGCGCCTCGACCGAGGCCGCACAGGAACACGTCGCCACGAGCATCGCCGATCAGATCGTCGCCGCGTTCAACGACGAACCCGTCGCGAACGCCCTCAACGCCCCCTCCATCGACGAGAGCGCGTTCCCCCGCGTCCAGCCGTACATCGACCTCGCGGAGACCGCGGGGAAGATCGCGGCCCAGATGTTCGACGGCCGCATCTCCGAGGTGCGCGTTCGCTACGAGGGCGACATCGCGGACGAGGACGTGGAGTTCGTCACCGCGAGCGCGCTCAAGGGCGTCTTCGAACCCCTGGAGTGGCAGGTCAACGCCGTCAACGCGCCGAAAATCGCGGACGAACGCGGGATCGAGGTGACCGAGGAGAAGACCCGACAGAGCGAGGACTTCCAGAGCCTCGTCACCGTCACCGTCGGCGACGGCGAGGACGAAATCGGTGCCTGTGGCACCCTCTTCGCCGGCGACGACCCCCGGATCGTCCGCCTCGACGGCTATCGGGTCGACGCCGTCCCCCACGGGCAGATGCTCGTCGTGCGCAACTACGACCGGCCCGGCGTCCTCGGCCTGATCGGGACAGTCCTCGGCGACAACGACATCAACATCGCGGGGATGTTCAACGGCCGCGAGACCCTCGGCGGCGAGGCGATGACCGTCTACAACCTCGACGAACCGGTGCCCGACGCCGTGGTCGAGGAGATTCGCGCCGACGAGCGCATCATCGACGTGAAAGGGATCACGCTCGGCAACGGCGACGACGAAGACTAGAGGCCGAGAAAGCGGGCCACGCGGGCGACGGCACCGGTCGATTCGGGGGGCGTCCGCTCCGGCCGGTCGTCGGCCGTTTCGTCGTCCGGTCCGTCGCACGACCGGTCGCGGTCCAGCAACCGCTCGTACCGCTCGACGATCCGTTCGTTCTCGCGGCGCTGTTTTTCCACCGCGGCGCGAAGCGCTTCGTTCTCGCGTTCCAGTTCGGCGATGCGCGTCTCGGGGTCGGCGTCGCGGTCACGGGGGCGCCGGCCGTGGTCGCGAGTGGCCGACGGCCCGTCGCGACCGCTACTCACGGTTCCAGTCGGGAGACCACTCGGAGGCATGGGTGGTAGTCACAGCCACACGCGCAAAAAGCCCCGTCAGACGGCCGTCGGACGAAACGTATAGGCACGGACGGCCCGACGAACCGACCATGAGCGAGGACTTCGAGGACGCCGTGAGCGAAGCGTTCGCCGACCGATTCGACGCCGACGCCGACGAGGCGGCCGCCGCCGCGGCGAAGGCGGCGGCGTTCCGCGAGGACGTCGACGAAGACCTGACCGTCGAGGCGTTGGTCGAGGCCGTCGCCGACGTCGACGACTACGACGCCTTCGGCCACCGGTTCGACCGCGCCATCGGCGACCTGGCGGCCGCGGACGCGGACTGCACCGACTCGCGGCCGTACCGACTCGCCGGGTTCGACGACCTGGCGGCCGATCCGAGGGTCGGCGCCTGAGAGTGCCTCAGGGCGGCGCACGCTCGCTCCGCGACGCGACCACGTCGAGACCCCGGCTGTAGTAGTAGACCGGATCGGCGTCCGGCCGGGCGAAGCCGTGTGACCGGAGGAGCGTGTCCGTCTCGATATCGGCCGCCGCCGGAGACAGCGTCCACGGATCGTGGCTCACGTCCGTGTACCGGAGCGAGCCGTCCTGTGCCTCGGTGTAGAATCTGTACCGCTCGACCAGGAAAGCGGCGAAGGGATCGTCGGGAGCCGCGAACGGCTCGCCGGTCAGCCAGTACGTCCCCTCGTAGTGGGCCGGCCGTGCCCCCGGATGGCGGCGGCGACTGCTGAACCGAACCCGTCCGTCCGCGGCGTCGAGCGAGATGCGCGCGTAGTAGTACGGCAGGTGATGGAAGAGGCGGGCGCCGAGGACGCTCGCGACGCCCTGCGCGTCGAGGCTGAAGAAGTAGACACTCGGGACGCCGTCGCGGGTGACGTACGTCCGGACGTTGAGTTCGGGTAGCCGAACGCCGACGGACGCGGGCAGTCCCTTCGGACGGACGGCGACGTTGGTGAACGGGACGATGGAGAGCCACGCCGTCCCGTCGTACGTGTCGGGGCTCAGCGCGTCGGGGAGGTGTGCGTCCATCACGGCCGGATCGACCGGCCAGTTCTCGAACAGCAGGTGTCGCCACCCCATCGCGAGCGGGAGAACCATGCGTGACGGTTGGCTCCGGAGGGAATTCAATCGCCCGGCGCCGACACTTACTCCGCGATGTGGTCCAGCACCGCCTCGGCGTCGTTCGGGAC
This window of the Haloplanus rubicundus genome carries:
- a CDS encoding branched-chain amino acid ABC transporter permease: MVLDPQLVWNGLVVGSIIAVSALGLTLIFGILNFINIAYGDYMAAGAYVAWAVNAQVGLPLGVAIVAGILTMSVGAVVLDKLVFQHFRTRSPITLLIVSIGLAFIIRNFIRAIWGPSGHFYDLPMEANPSFLGVRFSVEQVAIMVVSLLLLLGVYALLRRTRIGIAMRAASDDRMLSRIRGVDTEKLVLYVWLIGGAIAGLGGIMLGLDAQLRPNMGFTALIPIFAAVILGGIGDPKGAVAGGYTIGVAQEVSVAVIPSEYKFGVGLVALIVGLLTRPDGLFGEATR
- a CDS encoding O-acetylhomoserine aminocarboxypropyltransferase/cysteine synthase family protein → MPDDEDGPGFYTRSLHAGQSPDPSTGARAPPIYQTTSYVFDDADDAAGQFALEKEGHIYSRLMNPTVGTLQERLAALEGGVGAAATASGMASLDLATFLLAEAGDNIVTASALYGGTYTYFTHSVERRGITTKFVDTLDYDAYAEAIDDDTAYVHLETIGNPALITPDIERIADIAHDHGVPLFVDNTFATPYLCRPLEHGADLVWDSTTKWLHGSGSTVGGALIDGGTFDWGAHAEDYPEIGQENPAYHGVNFHETFAPAGFTYAAIARGLRDLGNTQSPFDAWVTLQKLESFPMRMERHCENAMAVAEFLEDHPEVAWVNYPGLESHETHAEASEYLDGGYGGMITFGLSAGYEAAKGTVNEVELASLLANVGDAKTLVIHPASTTHQQLTEAEQEAAGVTPDMVRLSVGLEDVEDIVADLEGAIDAAT
- a CDS encoding mediator of RNA polymerase II transcription subunit 21 — its product is MPPSGLPTGTVSSGRDGPSATRDHGRRPRDRDADPETRIAELERENEALRAAVEKQRRENERIVERYERLLDRDRSCDGPDDETADDRPERTPPESTGAVARVARFLGL
- the serB gene encoding phosphoserine phosphatase SerB; the protein is MRLVAFDFDGTLSDSEMTVLLGEQCGVADRMAEVTERAMNDEISYADSLRERAALLDGLPLDDAEDAFAQVRLREGAADLLARLNDAGHHTAILTGGFERGVARALDREGVTVDTVVANRLPASGGHLTGGVEGPLIEGTKDEALESLAADVSVPLSRTVAVGDGANDLPMLEVAGLSVGFLPKPAVRPACDVVVASMDRLGRVFEERGLVDAR
- the serA gene encoding phosphoglycerate dehydrogenase, with protein sequence MKVLVTDPVADAGLDRLREAGYEVETAYDVEGDALLEAVSDANALVVRSGTDVTEAVFEAAPDLVIVGRAGIGVDNIDIDAATDHGVIVANAPEGNVRAAAEHTVAMAFATARSIPQAHVRLRAGEWAKGDYLGTEVNGKTLGVVGLGRVGQEVAKRLGSLGMDLVAFDPYISEERAEQLGAELVGFETCLERADFLTVHTPLTPETEGMIAEDELDLLAGGYLVNCARGGVVDETALAAAVEDGTLAGAAVDVFADEPVSPDNPLLAVEDIVVTPHLGASTEAAQEHVATSIADQIVAAFNDEPVANALNAPSIDESAFPRVQPYIDLAETAGKIAAQMFDGRISEVRVRYEGDIADEDVEFVTASALKGVFEPLEWQVNAVNAPKIADERGIEVTEEKTRQSEDFQSLVTVTVGDGEDEIGACGTLFAGDDPRIVRLDGYRVDAVPHGQMLVVRNYDRPGVLGLIGTVLGDNDINIAGMFNGRETLGGEAMTVYNLDEPVPDAVVEEIRADERIIDVKGITLGNGDDED
- a CDS encoding asparaginase — its product is MTVVVVSTGGTIASTEDDGGDATPDLGGADLVAAVPGLDDVALRVEEFSTIPSPHFTVEGMLDLATLVRDLDADPAVEGVVVTQGTDVLEETAYFLDLCYEGETPVAVTGAMRNPSLASPDGPANLLAAVRTALDPDARGRGVLVAFAGRVLPAREATKVHSQMVDTFRCPEFGPVGVAEEGSVTWRRRAEHPDPTFDPDPDRLTNDVAAVYVTADAPASHLSAHADAAAVCLAATGAGHVPETIVDALEDLRTAEIPVIVTTRCPEGRLARETYGFRGSERTLQRLGCRFSDLNLQKTRIRAIVARAAGRLDDAFDEA
- a CDS encoding ABC transporter ATP-binding protein, whose translation is MTLLEANGLRKTFGGIVAVDEVSFEVDRTEIVGVIGPNGAGKSTMFKLLAGFHQPDEGTVVFDGEDVTELAPNERTQRGLVRTFQIAQELTGMRVMDNMLLAAQNHPGEKVLAAAANTGSVRDYEGDARDRAEELLKFLELWDLREEYAGNLSGGQRKLLELGRALMADPDLLLLDEPMAGVNPDLTDRLLQRIMDLRDERDMTFLVVEHDIEAIMRISDTVIGMHDGGVLSKGTPEEVQSDERMLEAYLGGEV
- a CDS encoding ABC transporter ATP-binding protein; the protein is MLLELENVVSGYGDAIIVHGVDMEMSDGEMVTIIGPNGAGKSTLLKTIVGVVEPREGSVVFEGTDLAGKPPEDIVKHGVCYVRQNDNIFPNLSVMENLKMGAWPAEGEDWFDFDERLEEVYEQFPVLEERADQRAGSLSGGQQQMVAMGTAMILDPDLLVLDEPSAGLAPQLVEEMFEKIVDINDAGTPILMVEQNARAALKRSDRGIVLDMGENRFQGTGEELLDSEEVAELYLGTD
- a CDS encoding branched-chain amino acid ABC transporter permease, yielding MALVDLLLVVGIIAGVYSLLAIGMNMHWGDTGLLNFAHAAFFAVGAYTSAILTTPPATGDLATRVVGFDFPILVGLLAGTALAGLVGVLIAITSVRLEGDYLAMVTLSSAELIRLMIHNEAWLTTGAQTLKNIPRPLSGMVSPGGTIPVSYDVFYFVLVWAIVGVCYLLFTRLSHSPFGRVLHAIRENDDVPLALGKNITTFKLKSFGIGAAIAGLAGGLWAHYVYAISSIMFLPSITFLIWAAVIIGGAGSYAGAIVGASVIVFLRQITRFIPGDVPFGDQLAYIRLMVVGAVLILVLYYRPEGLLGDAERLQAGTSE
- a CDS encoding YqjF family protein, which gives rise to MVLPLAMGWRHLLFENWPVDPAVMDAHLPDALSPDTYDGTAWLSIVPFTNVAVRPKGLPASVGVRLPELNVRTYVTRDGVPSVYFFSLDAQGVASVLGARLFHHLPYYYARISLDAADGRVRFSSRRRHPGARPAHYEGTYWLTGEPFAAPDDPFAAFLVERYRFYTEAQDGSLRYTDVSHDPWTLSPAAADIETDTLLRSHGFARPDADPVYYYSRGLDVVASRSERAPP